One Bacteroidales bacterium DNA window includes the following coding sequences:
- a CDS encoding aminotransferase class I/II-fold pyridoxal phosphate-dependent enzyme, which translates to MKTKDKAFNTKVIHSGTLDDMYGSATVPIYQTSTFKFKNAQHGADCFSGKSDGYIYTRIANPTIRAFEKNIAVLENGYDGIATSSGMAAINSVYMALLGAGSHIVSSEAVYGPARGVLEQDYSRFGVEATFVNTSNLENIIKAIRPNTKVLYVETPANPTMDITDIKACAEIARKNKLILVVDNTFCSPYLQKPLDLGADVVLHSITKFINGHADIVGGVVVAKDPEIYKKIRHCMVYLGCNMDPTQAFMVLRGVKTLAIRIDRAQENAMKVAEFLQSHPKLAWVKYPGLKSHPQYELAKNQMSGFGSMMSFGLKGGYEAGKKLMDNVHLALLAVSLGGVETLIQHPASMTHAAVSKEDKIKAGITDDLVRFSVGIEDVNDIIEDLKQGLEKV; encoded by the coding sequence ATGAAAACAAAAGACAAAGCTTTTAACACCAAAGTAATTCACTCGGGAACATTGGATGATATGTATGGCAGCGCCACCGTACCTATATATCAGACGTCAACTTTTAAATTTAAAAATGCCCAGCATGGCGCTGATTGCTTTTCAGGAAAAAGCGATGGATATATTTATACTCGTATCGCAAATCCTACCATCAGGGCTTTTGAAAAAAATATCGCAGTGTTGGAGAATGGTTATGACGGGATAGCCACCAGCTCTGGCATGGCAGCTATTAACAGTGTTTACATGGCTTTGTTAGGTGCCGGAAGCCATATTGTCAGTTCGGAAGCAGTTTATGGCCCCGCCAGAGGTGTTCTGGAACAGGATTATTCACGCTTTGGCGTTGAAGCTACTTTTGTGAATACTTCAAATCTGGAAAACATTATTAAGGCTATCAGGCCTAATACAAAAGTCTTGTATGTGGAAACCCCTGCAAATCCCACCATGGACATCACTGATATTAAAGCATGTGCTGAGATTGCCCGAAAAAACAAGCTAATACTTGTTGTAGATAATACATTCTGCTCACCTTATTTGCAAAAGCCTTTGGATTTAGGTGCAGACGTGGTGCTTCATTCGATAACAAAATTTATCAATGGCCATGCGGATATTGTGGGCGGTGTTGTTGTTGCCAAAGACCCGGAAATCTATAAAAAGATACGGCATTGTATGGTTTATTTGGGTTGTAATATGGACCCTACCCAGGCATTTATGGTGCTCAGAGGAGTAAAAACATTGGCAATACGCATTGACCGGGCACAGGAAAATGCTATGAAAGTGGCCGAATTTTTACAATCTCACCCAAAACTTGCATGGGTAAAATACCCGGGATTAAAATCTCATCCGCAATATGAGCTGGCAAAAAATCAAATGTCGGGTTTTGGTTCCATGATGAGCTTCGGACTCAAAGGCGGCTATGAAGCTGGCAAAAAATTAATGGACAATGTTCATCTAGCATTATTGGCTGTTTCGCTGGGAGGTGTAGAAACCCTTATCCAGCATCCTGCATCTATGACTCATGCTGCAGTGAGCAAAGAAGATAAAATAAAGGCAGGTATTACGGATGACTTGGTGAGATTTTCTGTTGGCATTGAAGATGTTAACGATATTATTGAAGACCTGAAGCAGGGTTTGGAAAAAGTATAA